In Streptomyces sp. NBC_00878, a single window of DNA contains:
- a CDS encoding SDR family oxidoreductase produces the protein MTAGTGICDGRVVIVTGAGRGLGRAHALAFAAEGARLVVNDLGVGLDGSPGPDSPARQVVEEITAAGGEAVAHGGDIATTEGAASLVRTAVDAFGRLDTLVNNAGFLRDRMLVNLDEDDWDAVMRVHLKGHFLPLKHAAAHWRAEAKAGRAPRARVVNTSSGAGLLGSVGQGNYSAAKAGIVGLTLVAAAEMGRYGVQVNAIAPAARTRMTEGTFAETMTAPDSGFDAMAPGNVSPLVVWLGSAASAGVTGRVFETEGGRITVMEGWRPGPSADKGARWTPAEAGDTALKLLAEAATPQPVYGAR, from the coding sequence ATGACTGCAGGCACCGGAATCTGCGACGGGCGGGTCGTGATCGTCACGGGCGCGGGACGCGGGCTCGGACGGGCGCACGCGCTCGCCTTCGCGGCGGAGGGGGCACGCCTCGTCGTCAACGACCTGGGCGTCGGGCTCGACGGTTCGCCCGGCCCCGACAGCCCGGCCCGGCAGGTCGTCGAGGAGATCACGGCGGCGGGCGGCGAGGCGGTGGCCCACGGCGGGGACATCGCCACGACCGAGGGCGCCGCGTCCCTCGTACGTACGGCGGTGGACGCCTTCGGGCGGCTCGACACGCTCGTCAACAACGCCGGGTTCCTGCGCGACCGGATGCTCGTGAACCTCGACGAGGACGACTGGGACGCCGTCATGCGCGTCCATCTGAAGGGCCACTTCCTGCCGCTGAAGCACGCTGCCGCACACTGGCGGGCGGAGGCGAAGGCGGGGCGTGCGCCGCGGGCGCGGGTCGTCAACACCAGTTCCGGAGCGGGCCTGTTGGGGTCCGTCGGGCAGGGGAACTACAGCGCCGCCAAGGCCGGGATCGTGGGGCTGACACTGGTGGCCGCCGCCGAGATGGGGCGCTACGGAGTACAGGTCAACGCCATCGCGCCGGCCGCGCGGACCCGGATGACCGAGGGCACCTTCGCCGAGACGATGACGGCACCCGACAGCGGGTTCGACGCGATGGCGCCCGGGAACGTGTCGCCGCTCGTCGTCTGGCTCGGCTCCGCCGCGAGCGCCGGCGTCACCGGCCGGGTCTTCGAGACCGAGGGCGGCCGCATCACGGTCATGGAGGGCTGGCGGCCCGGCCCGAGCGCCGACAAGGGGGCGCGATGGACCCCCGCCGAGGCCGGGGACACCGCACTCAAACTCCTCGCGGAGGCGGCGACGCCCCAGCCGGTGTACGGAGCGCGGTAG